In Pelosinus sp. UFO1, one genomic interval encodes:
- the truB gene encoding tRNA pseudouridine(55) synthase TruB: MSNGLINILKPPGMTSHDVVSFVRRTYHLKRVGHAGTLDPAAAGVLPVALGAATRLLEYMTDTDKGYRVELTIGYETDTGDDTGTIVNREACSMPSKAEIEKVLASFIGTNEQVPPMYSAIKVQGKKLYELARAGITIERQPRTITIHDITLLHVDTTHILFDVTCSKGTYIRSLCIDIGQKINCPVVMSFLVRTHVGCFSLDKAFSLEEIGLNPAQALLPLDYAIEYMPKLTLTPEMAQAFKYGQSIINHTFKEPFQGLIRLYEQETQFIGIGQLNTTAVITPVKVINLE; the protein is encoded by the coding sequence ATGAGTAATGGTTTGATTAACATATTAAAGCCTCCAGGCATGACCTCTCATGATGTAGTTTCCTTCGTTCGTAGAACTTATCATCTTAAACGTGTAGGCCATGCTGGTACATTAGACCCAGCAGCAGCAGGCGTATTGCCTGTTGCACTCGGAGCTGCCACACGTTTACTTGAATATATGACAGATACGGATAAGGGTTACCGAGTTGAGCTTACAATCGGTTATGAAACAGATACTGGAGACGATACTGGTACTATTGTTAATCGTGAGGCATGTTCTATGCCTAGTAAAGCAGAAATTGAAAAAGTGTTAGCATCATTTATTGGTACTAATGAGCAAGTTCCTCCCATGTATTCGGCGATAAAAGTCCAAGGAAAAAAACTATATGAATTGGCACGAGCTGGCATTACAATAGAACGCCAGCCAAGAACTATTACGATTCATGATATAACACTGCTGCATGTTGATACAACGCATATCTTATTTGATGTAACGTGTTCTAAAGGAACCTATATACGTTCCTTATGCATCGATATAGGACAAAAAATAAATTGTCCTGTTGTTATGTCGTTTTTAGTTCGTACTCATGTAGGATGCTTTTCTTTAGACAAGGCCTTTTCTTTAGAGGAAATTGGGTTGAATCCCGCGCAGGCACTATTGCCACTTGATTACGCCATAGAATACATGCCCAAATTGACGTTAACACCGGAAATGGCACAAGCCTTTAAATATGGCCAAAGCATCATCAACCATACTTTTAAAGAGCCTTTTCAAGGGTTAATAAGGCTTTACGAGCAAGAAACCCAATTTATTGGTATCGGACAATTAAATACTACTGCTGTGATTACTCCTGTGAAAGTAATCAATTTAGAATAA